From a single Nicotiana tomentosiformis chromosome 2, ASM39032v3, whole genome shotgun sequence genomic region:
- the LOC104101652 gene encoding uncharacterized protein: MKKGEKRQKFHEGLLRMLYPPPPSPPPQEENDEKPLHILGQGINLDQIPDEVEDDRGSSSSGDQASDHGPDEKLTRAQRKRLRRKKLKEAASRRQNIIGPLLPTAENDGRGENVSTTEEIQNILGRFFQPQRMMGRVKM, translated from the exons ATGAAGAAAGGAGAGAAACGACAGAAGTTCCATGAAGGCCTCCTTCGAATGCTCTATCCTCCTCCACCTTCACCTCCTCCCCAA GAAGAAAACGATGAAAAACCACTTCACATTCTTGGTCAAGGCATCAACTTGGATCAAATTCCAG ATGAAGTGGAAGACGATAGGGGCTCTTCTTCCTCTGGCGACCAAGCGTCTGATCATGGGCCTGATGAGAAGCTCACAAGGGCCCAGAGAAAGAGGCTTCGACGAAAGAAGCTTAAGGAAGCTGCCTCGCGCCGCCAGAATATAATTGGGCCGTTGTTGCCTACCGCAGAGAATGATGGGAGGGGTGAAAATGTGAGTACAACGGAAGAGATCCAGAATATATTGGGCCGTTTTTTCCAACCGCAGAGAATGATGGGAAGGGTGAAAATGTGA
- the LOC104101653 gene encoding glycosyltransferase 6-like yields MAHTVFRAKQQSSSSRDKSLFLAAIVALLLVCAIWSFTDPFPNFSNFLSKQNVTSPEYCPPDREAVDRRYDPPEKTFYDDPELSYTINKPIKNWDEKRIQWLKFHPSFAAGRANRVLLLTGSQPTPCKYPKGDHLLLRFFKNKVDYCRIHSYDIFYGNTFLHPKMRSYWAKIPLVRAAMLAHPESEWILWVDSDAIFTDMDFKIPLHKYKDYNFIVHGWPDLIFKKKSWVAINAGIFLIRNCQWSMDFLDVWANMGPKSPEYKQWGKILRSTFKDKIFPESDDQSALSYIIMKGEEKWRSKIHAITDYSLHGYWLGIVDRFDNITGNYVKIDRDVPKLRRRHAEAVSESYAAAREPLVAEGGDWKGGWRRPFITHFTGCQPCSGDHAAEYVGDKCWVGMERALNFADNQVLRNFGFMHNDIKSNSPVSPVNFDFPAEEVEEFV; encoded by the coding sequence ATGGCCCATACCGTGTTTCGGGCCAAACAACAATCATCGTCTTCACGAGACAAATCTCTCTTCCTAGCAGCCATAGTAGCTCTTTTACTTGTCTGTGCTATTTGGTCTTTTACTGATCCTTTTCCTAATTTCTCAAATTTCTTATCCAAACAAAACGTTACTTCACCGGAATATTGCCCGCCGGACCGGGAAGCCGTTGACCGGAGATATGACCCGCCGGAAAAGACATTCTACGATGACCCGGAACTCAGTTACACTATTAATAAACCTATCAAAAATTGGGACGAGAAGAGAATCCAGTGGCTGAAGTTTCATCCTTCATTTGCAGCCGGAAGAGCTAACCGTGTACTCCTCCTCACTGGATCACAACCCACTCCATGCAAGTACCCTAAAGGTGATCATTTACTCCTAAGGTTTTTTAAAAACAAAGTTGACTACTGTAGAATCCATAGCTACGATATTTTCTACGGTAACACGTTTTTGCACCCTAAAATGCGTTCTTATTGGGCCAAGATACCGCTTGTTCGGGCCGCCATGCTGGCCCATCCTGAATCCGAGTGGATTTTATGGGTTGACTCGGATGCTATCTTCACTGACATGGATTTCAAAATCCCACTGCACAAGTACAAGGACTATAACTTCATCGTTCATGGCTGGCCTGATttgatttttaaaaagaaaagctGGGTTGCGATAAATGCAGGGATTTTTCTTATACGAAATTGTCAGTGGTCCATGGACTTCTTAGACGTTTGGGCCAATATGGGCCCGAAAAGCCCAGAATACAAGCAGTGGGGCAAAATATTACGGTCAACTTTCAAGGATAAAATCTTCCCGGAGTCCGACGATCAATCGGCACTGAGCTATATTATAATGAAAGGAGAAGAAAAATGGAGGAGCAAAATTCATGCGATTACTGATTACTCTTTACACGGATACTGGTTAGGAATAGTAGATAGATTTGATAACATCACGGGAAATTACGTGAAGATAGACAGAGATGTACCGAAGTTGCGGAGGAGACACGCGGAGGCAGTAAGCGAGAGTTACGCGGCGGCGAGGGAGCCGTTGGTGGCGGAGGGCGGTGATTGGAAGGGTGGTTGGAGGCGGCCGTTTATAACTCACTTCACGGGATGTCAGCCATGTAGTGGGGACCATGCAGCGGAGTATGTGGGTGATAAATGTTGGGTGGGAATGGAAAGAGCGTTAAACTTTGCGGATAATCAGGTGCTACGTAATTTTGGATTCATGCACAATGATATCAAAAGCAATTCACCTGTCTCTCCGGTAAATTTTGATTTTCCAGCTGAAGAGGTAGAAGAATTCGTGTGA